A single genomic interval of Argopecten irradians isolate NY chromosome 8, Ai_NY, whole genome shotgun sequence harbors:
- the LOC138330154 gene encoding DNA topoisomerase 3-beta-1-like, which produces MKTVLMVAEKPSLAQSIAKILSNGQMNSRKGSNGACSVHEYRGVFPPTRENVFYKMTSVCGHVFGLDFMGKYNNWDRVDPVELFSAPTTKKEATEKLKMPAFLSKEARGADYVVLWLDCDKEGENICFEVLDCIENSMNRGTGQTVYRSKFSAITDRDIKEAMNKLTRPNKNEALSVDARQEMDLRIGCAFTRFQTKFFQGKYGDLDSTLISYGPCQTPTLGFCVDRHDKIQSFKPEPYWVIHVQVAHPGGRVITLDWDRVRIFDKEVAQMFVNMIKGVDSARVLKVVQEEKYKSRPIALNTVEMLRAASSGLGMGPQHTMQIAERLYTQGYISYPRTETTHYPENFDLKGTLKQQQSNSLWGSIVSDLLNTGIQKPKKGSDAGDHPPITPMRPATEAELGHDAWRLYDFITRHFIATLSRDMKFLQTTVFIEIGAEKFTCSGKVVLDPGFTSVLTWKSADEESLPEFKKDQNLTVNDVKLVDRQTSPPDYLTESELITLMEKHGIGTDASIPVHINNICERNYVSIIGGRKLKPTALGIVLVHGYQKIDAELVLPTMRSALEKQLNLIAVGKANYEEVLQHGISIFCLKFKYFVESIPGMDELFEVTFSPLAASGKPLSRCGKCRRFMKFVQAKPSRLHCSNCDETFSLPQNGNIKLYKEIKCPLDDFELVLWTTGVKGKSFPLCPYCYNNPPFKDMRKNNGCNECTHPSCQHSLSQNGVSECVECESGILVLDPTSSPKWRMACNKCNVVLHFFENAHRVSVSEDTCDDCGSHIVNVDFSKGKTPLADGNTEHSGCVFCDNVFKPMVEKHHAVMKRRGGGRGRGRGGRGRGRGRGRGKPKDKMAALAAYFV; this is translated from the exons ATGAAGACTGTTTTGATGGTGGCTGAGAAGCCATCTTTGGCTCAGTCAATCgccaaaatattatcaaatggGCAAATGAACAGCAGGAAAGGTTCTAACGGAGCTTGCTCGGTCCATGAATACAGAGGAGTTTTCCCACCAACTCgagaaaatgtgttttacaaaatGACATCCGTCTGCGGTCACGTTTTTGGTTTGGATTTTATGGGGAAATACAACAACTGGGATCGTGTTGATCCT GTTGAACTGTTTAGTGCACCAACAACTAAGAAAGAGGCAACTGAAAAATTGAAGATGCCAGCATTTCTGTCAAAAGAg GCACGTGGTGCAGATTATGTGGTGCTGTGGTTGGATTGTGACAAGGAGGGAGAGAATATCTGCTTTGAGGTGTTGGACTGCATTGAGAACTCAATGAACAGAGGAACAGGACAA ACTGTGTACAGGTCGAAGTTCAGTGCTATCACAGATCGAGATATCAAAGAAGCCATGAACAAACTAACCAGGCCCAACAAAAACGAGGCGTTGTCGGTGGACGCTCGACAAGAGATGGACTTGAGAATCGGCTGCGCTTTCACCAGGTTTCAAACAAAGTTTTTTCAG GGGAAGTATGGAGATTTGGACAGTACACTGATATCCTACGGTCCATGTCAGACGCCTACACTGGGCTTCTGTGTCGACAGACACGACAAGATTCAGTCCTTCAAACCAGAACCCTATTGGGTCATTCATGTTCAG GTGGCTCACCCTGGTGGTAGAGTTATCACCCTTGATTGGGACAGAGTGAGGATATTCGACAAGGAGGTGGCCCAGATGTTCGTGAACATGATAAAAGGTGTTGACTCGGCCAG AGTTCTGAAGGTTGTACAGGAAGAGAAGTATAAAAGTCGTCCAATCGCGCTGAACACTGTGGAAATGCTTCGGGCCGCCAGTTCTGGACTTG GCATGGGACCACAGCATACTATGCAGATAGCAGAGAGGTTGTACACACAAGGTTATATCAGTTACCCAAGAACAGAGACGACGCATTACCCCGAAAACTTTGACCTCAA AGGTACACTGAAGCAGCAGCAGTCCAATTCATTGTGGGGCAGCATTGTATCAGATCTACTGAACACTGGAATACAGAAACCAAA GAAAGGATCGGACGCTGGCGACCATCCTCCCATCACCCCCATGAGACCTGCTACAGAGGCTGAGTTAGGCCATGACGCCTGGAGGTTGTATGATTTCATCACAAGACATTTCATAGCAACC CTGAGCCGTGACATGAAGTTTTTACAGACTACAGTATTTATAGAGATTGGAGCTGAAAAGTTTACCTGTAGTGGGAAAGTGGTGCTGGATCCAGGCTTCACTTCAGTACTCACTTGGAAATCTGCAGACGAGGAATCGCTACCAGAATTCAAGAAAGATCAGAATCTCACAGTCAATGAT GTGAAGCTAGTCGATCGTCAGACCTCTCCACCAGACTATCTGACAGAGAGCGAGTTAATCACGCTCATGGAGAAACATGGTATAGGGACGGACGCCAGTATTCCTGTCCACATCAACAACATCTGTGAGAGAAACTATGTCAGCATCATCGGAGGACGTAAACTAAAACCCACAGCTCTAGGGATCGTACTGGTGCATGGATACCAGAAG attgaCGCGGAGCTTGTTCTGCCTACGATGCGGTCAGCGTTGGAGAAGCAGTTGAATCTGATAGCCGTCGGGAAGGCTAACTATGAAGAGGTGTTACAGCACGGCATCAGTATCTTCTGTCTCAAGTTCAAGTACTTCGTGGAGAGTATTCCTGGCATGGACGAGTTGTTCGAAGTCACCTTTTCACCTCTAGCTGCCAGTGGAAAACCACTCTCAAG ATGTGGTAAATGTCGGAGGTTTATGAAGTTTGTTCAGGCCAAGCCTTCTCGTCTTCACTGCTCCAACTGTGACGAAACCTTCAGTCTTCCCCAGAATGGTAACATCAAGCTGTACAAGGAAATCAAATGTCCTCTGGATGACTTTGAACTGGTACTTTGGACAACTGGTGTCAAAGGAAAG AGCTTCCCACTCTGTCCCTACTGCTACAACAACCCGCCTTTTAAGGATATGAGGAAGAACAATGGCTGTAACGAATGTACTCATCCTAGCTGTCAGCACAGTCTATCCCAGAACGGAGTGTCCGAGTGTGTCGAATGTGAGTCCGGGATCCTCGTACTAGACCCAACGTCCAGTCCGAAGTGGAGAATGGCATGTAACAA ATGTAATGTGGTGCTACATTTCTTTGAGAATGCTCATCGTGTGTCAGTGTCAGAGGATACCTGTGATGATTGCGGCTCTCACATCGTCAATGTAGATTTCAGCAAG GGTAAAACACCACTGGCCGACGGCAATACCGAGCATTCTGGTTGTGTATTCTGTGACAATGTGTTCAAACCGATGGTCGAGAAGCATCACGCTGTTATGAAGCGTCGAGGAGGAGGGCGGGGCAGGGGTCGAGGTGGGAGGGGTCGAGGAAGAGGGAGGGGCAGGGGAAAACCTAAGGACAAAATGGCAGCATTGGCCGCTTACTTTGTGTGA
- the LOC138330155 gene encoding large ribosomal subunit protein uL11-like, which translates to MPPKFDPTAIKVVYVKAVGGEVPATSSLAPKIGPLGLSPKKIGDDISKSTQEWKGLKITVKLVVQNRQAKVEVVPSASSLVIKALKEPPRDRKKVKHVKHNGNISMDEIIRIARIMRPRSMARNLAGTCKEILGTAQSVGCSVEKCPPHDVIDKINSGEIEVPDE; encoded by the exons ATGCCTCCTAAATTTGATCCAACTGCGATCAAAGTCG TGTACGTGAAGGCTGTGGGAGGTGAAGTACCAGCAACATCATCCCTGGCTCCAAAGATTGGTCCACTCGGTTTG TCCCCAAAGAAAATTGGTGACGACATCTCCAAAAGCACCCAGGAGTGGAAGGGACTGAAGATTACCGTGAAGTTGGTCGTCCAGAACCGTCAGGCCAAGGTAGAAGTTGTGCCAAGCGCATCTTCTCTGGTGATCAAAGCCCTCAAGGAGCCCCCAAGGGACAGGAAGAAGGTGAAACATG TTAAACATAATGGCAACATCAGCATGGACGAAATCATCAGGATTGCTCGTATCATGAGGCCCAGGAGTATGGCCAGGAACTTAGCCGGAACCTGTAAGGAAATTCTTGGCACTGCCCAGTCTGTTGGCTGTTCTGTGGAGAAATGCCCTCCTCATGACGTCATCGACAAAATCAACAGTGGTGAAATCGAAGTCCCCGAT gAGTAA